In the genome of Succinivibrio dextrinosolvens, the window TTTCCTCCAAAACTTATGTCCAAACGTCAGCTCTCCTTTAATGTAAGTTTTATGCTCTTACTGCTTCGTCATAAACTTGTGGAGTTTGATTCTGAAGCCAACGGCGATACCAGACTTGTATTGAGCTATACCTCTCTCTCAGATCTGATTATGACCTATTACGGAAACAGAAGTAATGAGGTAAAACTTCAGAATCAGATTGAAGGCATTATCAATAAAATTATTGATCTTGGTTTTTTAAAGCCCTTACAGGATAAAAAGACTAAAGGTGAACGTTATTATGAAATCATGCGAATTTTAAAAGCATATTTTGACGCTCAGACCATATCCGATTTCAAGTCAAAAATCCTGGAGTATCAGAAGGTTATGACAGATAAGAATTCAGAGGAAGCATAAAAATGCAGCTTGAACGAAACACAGACGGCTTTAGATTACATCACGTTGAAGTTTATAACTGGGGCACATTTCATCATAAAATCTGGACACTGGAGCTTGATGGTCAGAATGGTCTTCTGACAGGCGAGATTGGTTCTGGTAAATCTACAATGGTTGATGCCATCACCTCACTTTTAGTGCCTTCGCAGAAGATTGTTTTTAATAAGGCAGCAGGAGCAACTTCCAAGGAACGTGATCTCCGTTCCTATGTCATGGGCTATTACAAATCTCAGTCAGGTGAATACGGTAATCTCAAGCCGGTTGCTCTACGCCCTGATTATAAGGATTATTCTGTTATTCTGGCTGTTTTTCATAATGAGGAACTAAAAAAAGCAGGACACGAGGACTATGACATTACTCTGGCTCTGGCTATGTTCATGTCAAATGCAAAAGCTCAGCCGGATAAGATTTTTGTAACGGCAGAGAAGATTCTGAGTATCAAAGAGCATTTTTCTGATTTTGGAAAAGATCCCTCTTCACTAAGACGTAAACTCCGTCAGCATAAAGCAGAAATCTTTGATTCTTTTCCTCAGTATTCTGCCTGGTGGAAGCGTCGTTTTGGAATTGGTGACAACGATCAGGCGATTGAGCTATTTGCTCAGACCGTATCTATGAAGACTGTTGACAATATTTCTTCATTTGTTCAGTCCCATATGCTGCAGAAGGTTGATACCGATGAGAAGATTGAGGATATTATTGACCGCTTCAATGATTTGAACTCAACCTATGAGAGTGTATGTAAAGCAAGAGACATGATGACTCTGCTAGAACCTATGCAGGAAACCGCGCAGGCTTTAAATCTTTACGTCAAGGAAATGGAACGATATGAGCTTGCCAAAAAAGAGCTTGATCCTTATGTTGGAATAAAACGTCGAGATCTTTTGATATCTGAGATTCAAAGTAAAAAGAATAATCTTGAAAAACATAAGGCTCAGCTTGAGGCTTTAGATTTAAAGAATACCGATCTTGAGGATGAGTTAGAAAAGACCAGGGAAGATCGCCGTAAAAATGGAGGTGAACAGCTGGAAAGCCTTGCCAAGTCAATTAAGGCGCAGGAGCACATTATTGCAGTAAAAAAGGAGCGTTCAAAATCCTATGAAATGCTGCTGAAACTTTTAGATCTGAATCTTCCACGAAGTGTTTTGGGTTTTGCAGAGCAGAAACAGAAACTGGTTTTAAGAACCAAGGAACTTGAAGATTCACTTAATACTGTGCAGCAGGAAATGATCAGAAACGGTTCTCAAAAAGAGCTTCTATCTTCTAAGATAAAGGAGTTTAGTGAAGATCTTGAATATATAAAGACCCATCCAAGTAATATCTCTGTAACTCAGTTGAAACTCAGAGAGATGATCTGTGAGGAGCTGGGAATAAATACCGAAAGTATGCCTTTTGTCGGTGAGCTGATTGATATCAAGGAATCTGAAAAGCATAAGTGGGAAGGTGCCATTGAAAGAGTTCTGCATGGTTTTGCTTTATCTATGCTGGTACCGGAAGCCTATTATTCAGAGGTGCTGCAGTATGTTGATTCTCACAATTTAAAGGGGCGCCTGGTATATTTTAAGGTTGTAAAAGATTTCAGATACACAGGTAAAGCGCCTTATCCAGATGAGCTGAGAAGTAAACTTACCCTAAAGGATAAGGGGGAGCTTACAGAGTTTGTTCGTCAGCAGTTAGATGATAACTTTGCCTATATCTGTACTGAGGATTATATAGAGTTTAAGCGTGAACACAAGGCAATCACACCTCAGGGACAGATAAAATCAGGTAATCGCCATGAGAAGGATGATCGTCACAATTTAAATGACAGAAAAAATTATGTGTTAGGCTGGAGTAATACCGACAAGCTGATGCTTTTGACTAAATCTCTTGGAGAACATAAAGAGGAGCTTGAGATACTCAAAAGACAGTCTAAAGATATAAAACAACGTTTTGATGACCTGCAGAATACAGTCAGAGTCTTTGCCAAGCTTGAAGATTATAAAAGCTATGATGAGATTGACTATTTGAGTCAGATGGAAAAACTCAAAACTCTGAATACAGAATATCAGAAGATTGAAAGCGGTGCTGATATTTTCAGAATGCTTAATTCTAAAATAGAACAGCTTTTAGCTGATATCAGAGAACTTACAGAAGAAAAGAATGAGCTTATAAGAAAATCTGGCAATCTTGAAGGTGAGATCGATATATATGAAAAGGATCTTAATGCTCAGAATGAAGAATTAAATGCCTATGGGGATAATCAGTTATTTTCAGAAGAGCTTTTAGATAATCTGCTGCAGAAAGCCCTTGGTGATAATAAGTCTTTAACTCTAGGTCAATGCTCTAAAGTCAGTCGTGATATAAATCATGAACTCGACAGACTCCATTCATTTAACAGAAACAAAGCCAGTGCTCATGAGAAAAAACTTATAACTGATATGTCTGCATTTAATCACCGTTATGAAGTTGAAACTCAGGAATTTGATGCTGCAGTTCAAAGCTGGCCTCAATATGAGGAGCTGTTTTTTAGAATTAAAAAGGATGATCTGCCACGTTTTGAAAGTCTTTTTAAAAAGAAACTGCGTGATAACACCCTCAATGATGTGGCTACCTTAAATGCGTTTCTGGATACTGCCTCAAGTGAGATAACCAAGAGAATAACCGTTATCAATAAGGCACTGAAAACTATTGAATATAATCCAGGTAGACATATTCAGCTGGTTACTATCAATTCTGAGGATCAGGAGATTAAACAGTTCCGTTTTGACCTGCGTCAGATGATTGATAACCGCACTGAAATTGATACAGGTTCTCTGCAGATCTCAGAAGAGCGTTTTATGCGTGTAAAGGAGCTCATCGAAAGATTTAAGGGGAGACAGAATTCGGTTGAAGCTGACAGAAGATGGAGACTTAAGGTTACTGATGTTCGTCGCTGGTACGAATTTGCCGCTCAGGAACTTTATGACGCAGATGACTCTCAGTATGAATATTATAAGGACTCATCAGGAAAATCGGGGGGACAGAAGGAGAAACTTGCTTATACAATTCTGGCTACCTCTCTTGCATATCAGTTTGGAACCGGCTTTGAGGATAATTCATCCAATCGTTCATTCAGATTTGTTATTATTGATGAAGCCTTTGGCAGAGGCTCTGATGATTCTGCAAACTTTGGTCTAAAACTCTTTAAGAAACTTAAATTGCAGCTGCTGGTTGTAACTCCTATGCAGAAGATTTCAATAATTGAACCTTATGTTGAACACGTAGCTATGGTTTCAAAGAATGAGCTTAATTCACAGTCCTCAGTCAGAAATCTTACAATTAAGGAATATCGTCTCCTTAAAAAACAGCGAGAGCTTGTAAACAATACTTCTTCTGTTGAAACTGTATTATAAGGTGGAAACAATGGATAAATGGTCAGATAAACAGGCTGTTAAACAGAAAGCTCTTGAACTGTGGAATAAAGGGGTAATTCTAAAAATGCTTCTTGAGGAGAGAAATCTTTTAAAGATGGATCTTCTAAGTAAGGAGCATCCTCTTAAAATTAAAATTGATGGACCAAAATCAGCAGATATTAAAGACGATTTTGAAAAAGCAATGCTTTTTAGCAGTAAATGGTTTATGCAGTCTGATTTAGAGGTCGAATATACAGAGATATCATCTAGACTGATGGGACATCAGAAGGTTCCTGCTTATGTTGTGTTTTACAGCATATACGATTTTCTGGCATTTATAGGAAAGCGTCATGAGTATGAACGCCTCCGAAAAGCTCTGATGTTCATGCCGCCTTATCTTGTTTCTTATATCAGAAAAAAGCCTCTGTCATATTTAAAATACTGCAGTATTTTTTCAAAGCTTACCCTTATTGTTAATTACCTTATTAGACATCCTCGACCAGGCATTTATCTGAGGGAGCTTTCTCTCCCTTCGGTCGATACCAAATTTATTGAAAAACACAAGGGGATATTAAGCGAGATTCTTGACAGTGTGCTGCCACCTGAATTTATTGATCAGGATGAAAATCGCAGCAGCGGTTTTGAAAAACGTTACGGTTTTCTTTCTAAACCTGAGAGAATAAGATTTAGGATTCTTGATCCGAGAATAAAGTTACCATTTATCAGCAAAGAGTGTCCCGATGTAACCCTCGATTCACAGAGTTTTGCCGGTTTGACTATAGACTGTCAGTATGTGATTGTCTGTGAAAATGAGATTTCTTTTCTGTCACTGCCTAAACTTCCTTCATGCATTGGTATATTTGGTTCCGGATATGGCTTTTCTGCACTGGGACAGTCTCAGTGGCTTAGGTCAAAAAAGATTATCTACTGGGGGGATCTTGATACACATGGTCTGGCTATTCTGTCTGAATTTCGTAAGACAATGTTCCCCTGTAAGGTGGAATCTATTCTAATGGACTTTGATACCTTAAATAAATACAAACACTATTGCGTTGAAGAGCCTAAACCACGAAATAATGAACTTATGTCTCTTAATGAGGATGAATCTCTTGCATATAGAGCTTTAGTTGAGAATAAAATTGGAAAAGAAATTGGACTTGAGCATGTTCGATTAGAACAGGAATTCATATCCTGGGATGAGGTTACAGATATTTTGAGAAAAAGAATTGGTGAATTGCAATGACTTTAGATGAGCTAAAAAAAGGCGAAAGTGAATCTGTAGAATTTAAAAAGAATATTCCTCAGGATAAGGATAAATTCTTAAAAACAACTATTGCCTTTGCCAATGGTGCCGGCGGCAGAATTGTCTTTGGAGTAGAAAATAATTCCTGGAAGGTTACAGGTTTCTCAGATGATGAAGTGTTTCAGAAGTTTGATGCAATTGCCAACAGTATTTTTGATGCCTGTTTCCCAACGGTTGTTCCTATTATGTCCATTGAAGAAATAGACAACAGAAAGGTTATCGTTGCACAAATAAGAGCAGGAATGTCGAAGCCTTACTATCTTCGTTCTGAAGGCATGATGGATGGAACATATATTCGAGTTGCTGGTGTAACCAGAAAGCTGAACCTTATATGATTAAGGAACTGCAACTAGAAGGTTGTAACCGCAGTTTTGATACAACTCAGGTAGTAGGCGAGATTACCATATCTGAAATTAACTCTCTTTGTGAAAGAATGTATCAGCATGCTCTTGCTCGATGTAAGTCTGATGAACAGCGCACTGAGTTAAAGAAAATCACTTTGAGTCAGCTCGTTTCCTGGAAAATTGTTGTACAGAGTAATGGCAGATATTTTCCTACTAATGCCTGGCTTCTGCTGACGGGAGATTTTGAGAATCTGATGCCTGAAGCATATATTCAGCTTGCAGCATTCAAAGGAAAAACTCGAGCTGTTTTTCTTGATAAACAGGATGCTAAAGGTCCAATTGATATGCAGATTGAAGACGCAATGATATTTGTTAAAAAGCATATCAATTTGGGCTCAAGAATTGCGGGTAAATATAGAGTTGATTATTACGAATTACCGATTGATAGTATTCGTGAAATGATTTCTAATGCGGTATGTCATCGTTCTTACCTATCCCCGGGAACTATTCAGGTTGCGATTTATGACGATCGTCTGGAATTTACCTCTCCAGGCAGATTAAGTCCAGATCTTTCTATAGAGCAGATTATAGCTGGTAACTCAAGAATCCAGAACTCAGCGATAGGCGCAGCATTTTTCTATATGCATATCATTGAAAAATGGGGTAGTGGAATCCCTCGTATTTTTTCGGATTCAAGACTATATGGTCTTGGAGATCCTGAAATTAAGGATTTTGGTTCGTCCTTAAGAATAAGTATTAGACGTAAAGCTTTTGATACGGATCCTTTTGGAGTGGTTGATCCATCGCTAACAGGAAAAGAACAGTATCAAAGTTTTGCTTTAAATTCTGCTCCTGATAATAAAGACGCTATAGCACAGACATCAGAAGTAATTATTACTAGAGACGCTGTTTCTTCTATAGCTCTTGAACCAAAGGTTGGTAATGAAATATCAAATTCTATAGATCTCATAATGGAGATCTTGAATAGTAAAATGGAAGAGGACGAACTGAAGCTATATATTCCTATTGCAGACTATCTGAAGACTCATGAAATAATAAAGACTTCAGATGTTGTCAGGATAACACAAAAAAGTCCAACGTCTGCTAACAGATACCTTTCAAGATTAGTAAAGCTTGGTATCTTAAAACCTGAAGGTGAAAATAAAGGAAGATTATATCGGCGAGTTGTTTGATTCCTGTTATCTTAACTGTAATTTTTTAGATTATTTTTTTTTTGCCTCTTTTTTAATGTTCCTCTTGAAGAGGCTTTCTTTTGAAGCAAATATAAAGAATTACTCAGAGAATAAAAAAATTTACCCCATAAAATAAGGCGGAGACAACATGAAAGATGTAAAGCTTATTGTAAAAGAGATCAAATCTGTAATCGACAGAGAAGGCTTAGAATTTCTTAAAGACCATCCCGATAAAGTTTACGATATATTGATAAAGTCAGATTCTGTTGATAAGAATACTGCTTTGATTCTCTTTACTTCTATTAAGCAGGAACTACCGACCTTTATGGAGAAAGCTCAATCTGAAGAGGAAATCTTTGAGCATATCAAATCCTTTGACTTTTATAGTGCAAGTGTATGTGCATTATTAGCAAAGGTCTATGCTGCTCTTTATTCTGATCAGAACAGAAGATCTTGGCTTGACAAAGTATTTTCTGGAGTTAAATCTTTTCTAAAGAAAGATTTTAAGGTTGTGTGGATTGGTTTTTCAGAATGGTCCTGCGATCAGGGGTATGTTGACTGTCATTTTAACTCCATGATTACATTACGGGTTAAGGATGAAGCTCTTGTATATAAAGCACTTAAACAGGAACTAAAGGTCAATTCATTTCTCTCTGAAGAAAAAATAACTGAAATCTTTTCAAAATCCCTTACCAGTTATCTTGATAATGAATTTAATGATTACTGTTTAGCTGATGACTACTATGAACCTGTCGCTGAAGATTTTGAAGTTGACTACCATGTGGAAGACTGGTGTAAAGATAATGGATTTGAGATTGTTTCTGTTCAGGGTCATGGTGATACCGGTGGATTTGAATCTAACCATTATAGTAAAGGTATTGAACATTATCTTTAAATGACCAAAGACAATTTTCTGAAATAGGAAAACTATACAGGATCTGTTGATTACAATCCAAAAGAAAAAAGCTTATTTGAAAAGGTTATTTTATTGATGAGTTAACATCCTACGAAAGAGCGACTTTAAGTGATTTAGAGAATAAAATTAAAGAAGGAGAATATGAATTTTTACAAAACAGCGTTGTCCTGGGAAAAATCGTCAGGATTCTTTTTAGTCGTTTTAGCTGGATAAAGTGAAACTCTGGGATGTCTTGTTGTTTGAGGAGATATTTGATGGATATTAAGGATGAAATTCTTCTCAGACTGCAGAATACCTTAAATTCAAAAGATAGCTATATTACATATCTTCAAAAGCTCTTAAGAGAGCATGATGTTGATTATCAGGACTTTCAGCTTTTTGATAATCCTGTTGACTTGGA includes:
- a CDS encoding ATP-binding protein codes for the protein MQLERNTDGFRLHHVEVYNWGTFHHKIWTLELDGQNGLLTGEIGSGKSTMVDAITSLLVPSQKIVFNKAAGATSKERDLRSYVMGYYKSQSGEYGNLKPVALRPDYKDYSVILAVFHNEELKKAGHEDYDITLALAMFMSNAKAQPDKIFVTAEKILSIKEHFSDFGKDPSSLRRKLRQHKAEIFDSFPQYSAWWKRRFGIGDNDQAIELFAQTVSMKTVDNISSFVQSHMLQKVDTDEKIEDIIDRFNDLNSTYESVCKARDMMTLLEPMQETAQALNLYVKEMERYELAKKELDPYVGIKRRDLLISEIQSKKNNLEKHKAQLEALDLKNTDLEDELEKTREDRRKNGGEQLESLAKSIKAQEHIIAVKKERSKSYEMLLKLLDLNLPRSVLGFAEQKQKLVLRTKELEDSLNTVQQEMIRNGSQKELLSSKIKEFSEDLEYIKTHPSNISVTQLKLREMICEELGINTESMPFVGELIDIKESEKHKWEGAIERVLHGFALSMLVPEAYYSEVLQYVDSHNLKGRLVYFKVVKDFRYTGKAPYPDELRSKLTLKDKGELTEFVRQQLDDNFAYICTEDYIEFKREHKAITPQGQIKSGNRHEKDDRHNLNDRKNYVLGWSNTDKLMLLTKSLGEHKEELEILKRQSKDIKQRFDDLQNTVRVFAKLEDYKSYDEIDYLSQMEKLKTLNTEYQKIESGADIFRMLNSKIEQLLADIRELTEEKNELIRKSGNLEGEIDIYEKDLNAQNEELNAYGDNQLFSEELLDNLLQKALGDNKSLTLGQCSKVSRDINHELDRLHSFNRNKASAHEKKLITDMSAFNHRYEVETQEFDAAVQSWPQYEELFFRIKKDDLPRFESLFKKKLRDNTLNDVATLNAFLDTASSEITKRITVINKALKTIEYNPGRHIQLVTINSEDQEIKQFRFDLRQMIDNRTEIDTGSLQISEERFMRVKELIERFKGRQNSVEADRRWRLKVTDVRRWYEFAAQELYDADDSQYEYYKDSSGKSGGQKEKLAYTILATSLAYQFGTGFEDNSSNRSFRFVIIDEAFGRGSDDSANFGLKLFKKLKLQLLVVTPMQKISIIEPYVEHVAMVSKNELNSQSSVRNLTIKEYRLLKKQRELVNNTSSVETVL
- a CDS encoding Wadjet anti-phage system protein JetD domain-containing protein, producing MDKWSDKQAVKQKALELWNKGVILKMLLEERNLLKMDLLSKEHPLKIKIDGPKSADIKDDFEKAMLFSSKWFMQSDLEVEYTEISSRLMGHQKVPAYVVFYSIYDFLAFIGKRHEYERLRKALMFMPPYLVSYIRKKPLSYLKYCSIFSKLTLIVNYLIRHPRPGIYLRELSLPSVDTKFIEKHKGILSEILDSVLPPEFIDQDENRSSGFEKRYGFLSKPERIRFRILDPRIKLPFISKECPDVTLDSQSFAGLTIDCQYVIVCENEISFLSLPKLPSCIGIFGSGYGFSALGQSQWLRSKKIIYWGDLDTHGLAILSEFRKTMFPCKVESILMDFDTLNKYKHYCVEEPKPRNNELMSLNEDESLAYRALVENKIGKEIGLEHVRLEQEFISWDEVTDILRKRIGELQ
- a CDS encoding DUF4194 domain-containing protein codes for the protein MGHSFFYTGNLDSQADLNTDELSDISDSTELSSSDTAVSAPCSRGYYEVGTIAAYLLRGVIYRQDNAALWNSLTEQQSKVQDYVMKLGVKLVVDDNEGYAYLRSLTEDEMPDVNHFPPKLMSKRQLSFNVSFMLLLLRHKLVEFDSEANGDTRLVLSYTSLSDLIMTYYGNRSNEVKLQNQIEGIINKIIDLGFLKPLQDKKTKGERYYEIMRILKAYFDAQTISDFKSKILEYQKVMTDKNSEEA
- a CDS encoding ATP-binding protein, giving the protein MIKELQLEGCNRSFDTTQVVGEITISEINSLCERMYQHALARCKSDEQRTELKKITLSQLVSWKIVVQSNGRYFPTNAWLLLTGDFENLMPEAYIQLAAFKGKTRAVFLDKQDAKGPIDMQIEDAMIFVKKHINLGSRIAGKYRVDYYELPIDSIREMISNAVCHRSYLSPGTIQVAIYDDRLEFTSPGRLSPDLSIEQIIAGNSRIQNSAIGAAFFYMHIIEKWGSGIPRIFSDSRLYGLGDPEIKDFGSSLRISIRRKAFDTDPFGVVDPSLTGKEQYQSFALNSAPDNKDAIAQTSEVIITRDAVSSIALEPKVGNEISNSIDLIMEILNSKMEEDELKLYIPIADYLKTHEIIKTSDVVRITQKSPTSANRYLSRLVKLGILKPEGENKGRLYRRVV
- a CDS encoding AlbA family DNA-binding domain-containing protein, yielding MTLDELKKGESESVEFKKNIPQDKDKFLKTTIAFANGAGGRIVFGVENNSWKVTGFSDDEVFQKFDAIANSIFDACFPTVVPIMSIEEIDNRKVIVAQIRAGMSKPYYLRSEGMMDGTYIRVAGVTRKLNLI